GGTCCCACGTGAAGGAGACGATGGGCGGCGCGTGCAGCTCCGGCTCGATGTCGAGCAGCCCGCGCACCGGGTTGACGTACTCCTCCCGCACGTCCTCCAGCGTGTCGGACGTGTCGGCCAGCACCTCCACGGACAGCTTCTCGCTGCTGCCGCGGACGTACTGGATGGGAGGCGACTCCAGCCCGGGGATGCCAATCTCCTGGAAGGTGTTGGCCTTCTGGAGCTGGTACTCGGCCGGGTTGAAGCGCAGCGGGATGATGCGCGGAGGCTGGCGCGCCGGGACGAGCACCTGGATGCTGGCCGCGCGCAGCGGCCCGGCGGCGGTCTGGACGGGGGTCTTCATCGGCGGGGCGGGGGCACGAGGGCTCGCTCCTGGCGGCCCTGCTCCTCGGCTTGCTCGCGGCTCTTCACCTCGCGGTACCAGCGCTCCACCGCCGGACGGAAGTGCTGGAGGAAGCGCTCGCTGTCCTCACCCTCCACCTCGAAGACGACCTCGACGTTTTCAATGGTGACCATGCGTGGTGTCTCCTCACAGCCCCGGCAACGGGGGCAGCAGCACGATCTGCTCGATGCCCTGGTGGGCGATTTCCAGCCCCTCCACGGCCACGGCGGCGTTGAGCGCCGCGAACTCCGGGCCGCTCCACTTGACGGCCAGCCCGCCGCGGAACGTCCACGCCATGGCGGGCAGCCCCGCCTCATTCAGGGCGATGACGGCGCCGTCCCTCCGAGCGCCCAGGGAGCGCCGCAGCCCGGCCTGGTACCAGCCCCACATCGCCTGGTCCCGCACCAGCCCGCGCTTGAGGGAGATGCGGCCCCATGTGTGGCGCACGGGGAGCTGGTGCACGTAGTCGTTGAGCCCGCCCTCGGGGTGCGCGAGCACCTCCAGGTCCGCGCTCAGGCCCCGGCATTCCTGGAAGCCTCCGGCCGCCACCAGCGGGACGAGCAGCGCCTGGGCCGGTGGCAGGTGCGCGTCCGAAGGGTCCAGGCTGACGATGAAGCGGAAGCCGCCCAGTGGCGTCTCTCCAATCATTCGAGCACCTGCAGGCTGCCGTCCTGGGACAGCGCGATGGTGAGGTGGATGAACTCCATGGGGGTGGCGGGGGCCAGCTCCACCTCCGCCACGCAGTGGCCGGTGTCGTACGCGTCCGCGGGCTGGGTGGAGTCGTCGCAGCGCACGCGGAAGGCCTCCTCCGGCCGCGAGCCCACCAGCCCCCCGGAGCGGTACGCCTCCAGCAACACGGAGGTGAGCGCGCGGACGAAGGTCAGCCGCAGCAGCGGCGTGTGGGAGTCGAAGATGAGCGGCTCGGCCACCCGCCGCATGGCGCGCACCAGCCGGTGCACCAGCCGCCGGTGGGCGACGAAGCAGCGCTCCGACGTCGGGTGCAGCGTGCGCCCGCCCCAGACCTCCACGCCGCGTCCGGGAGAGCAGCGCAGCGCATTGAGTCCCTGGGCGTGCAGCACCGCGCGCTCCGCGTCGTCGTACTCCGTCTGGAGCGCCACGGCACCGGTGAGGGCCGCGTTGGCCGGGGTGTGCTGCGCGCCGCGCTCGCGGTCCAGCCGGCTGACGAGGCCCGCCACGTGGCCGGAAGGGGGCACTTCCCGCGTGGGGCGCAGTGCGGAGCCCCACGGGTCCGGGACTCGCACCCAGGGGTAGTAGAGCGCGGCGGCGCTGGTGGCGCGCGCGTCCAGCTCCGGGAAGCCGGTGCGGACCAGGTCCGCCAGCGCGAGCAGGTCCTGCGCGGTGGCCGCGCGCGGCGGGTCCACCAGCACGAGCCGGTCCAGCGTGGCATGGGCCTGGGCGGCCCAGCCGGCGTAGAAGCGCTGGGTCTCGTCCTCGCCCAGGTCGTCCCACGCGTCCGGAGCGAGCAGCAGGGCGGGCTCGGGCGCTTCCACCAGCGCCAGCGCGGCGCGGCGGTAGTCCTCCGCACCGGGCGCCGTCTCCTCGCCGCTGGCCAGCGTCGTCTCGAAGACGAGCAGCCGCTGCGGGGGCAGGGTGCTTCCGGGCAGCTCCGTCTCCACGGAGAGGCGGACGTACGCGCTGCGCTCGTTCACCTGCTCCACCAGTCGTTGTGGGGCCAGTCCCAGCAGGTGCTCCACCGCCCGGCCCCGGCGCGACACCAGCAGGTCCGCCATGGGCTGGGCGGAGGGGGTGCCCCCGCGCCGCAGCGTGAGCTGCACGGTCAGCGTGTTGCCCCACAGCCCCGGGCTGGTGGCCTCTACTCGAAGCCGGGCCGCGGCCCGCGACTGCGAGGGCTCCACCGGCATGGAGCCGAAGACGCCGCGTGCCCGCGACACGTCCAGCACGGTGCTCGAGACGCTCGCGCCGCCGGCCACGCGCGCCACCCACAGCA
The nucleotide sequence above comes from Pyxidicoccus xibeiensis. Encoded proteins:
- a CDS encoding CIS tube protein, coding for MKTPVQTAAGPLRAASIQVLVPARQPPRIIPLRFNPAEYQLQKANTFQEIGIPGLESPPIQYVRGSSEKLSVEVLADTSDTLEDVREEYVNPVRGLLDIEPELHAPPIVSFTWDRQVFRGVLESVQVTYTLFSPEGVPLRAKMSLSFKEYRPVEVQVRERRKASPDFDKTYVVRAGDTLAGLAAAAYKDPSRWREIARRNGIQDPRQLVPGTVLTLPRLR
- a CDS encoding phage tail protein codes for the protein MIGETPLGGFRFIVSLDPSDAHLPPAQALLVPLVAAGGFQECRGLSADLEVLAHPEGGLNDYVHQLPVRHTWGRISLKRGLVRDQAMWGWYQAGLRRSLGARRDGAVIALNEAGLPAMAWTFRGGLAVKWSGPEFAALNAAVAVEGLEIAHQGIEQIVLLPPLPGL
- a CDS encoding phage tail sheath subtilisin-like domain-containing protein, whose product is MRTDRLQQAPRSPAVTFAVRPAAPALSPLRTDVAGIIARTERGPLESGGGAAAVRVEGLRGFERTFGAPTADATGHAVRGYFENGGELLWVARVAGGASVSSTVLDVSRARGVFGSMPVEPSQSRAAARLRVEATSPGLWGNTLTVQLTLRRGGTPSAQPMADLLVSRRGRAVEHLLGLAPQRLVEQVNERSAYVRLSVETELPGSTLPPQRLLVFETTLASGEETAPGAEDYRRAALALVEAPEPALLLAPDAWDDLGEDETQRFYAGWAAQAHATLDRLVLVDPPRAATAQDLLALADLVRTGFPELDARATSAAALYYPWVRVPDPWGSALRPTREVPPSGHVAGLVSRLDRERGAQHTPANAALTGAVALQTEYDDAERAVLHAQGLNALRCSPGRGVEVWGGRTLHPTSERCFVAHRRLVHRLVRAMRRVAEPLIFDSHTPLLRLTFVRALTSVLLEAYRSGGLVGSRPEEAFRVRCDDSTQPADAYDTGHCVAEVELAPATPMEFIHLTIALSQDGSLQVLE